In Juglans microcarpa x Juglans regia isolate MS1-56 chromosome 1S, Jm3101_v1.0, whole genome shotgun sequence, the genomic stretch GTAATGGTGGATATAGTCTTAGTGTTTCTTTCACAACTGCTTGTAAGTAAGGAAGATTTGCCACGTCTGATTCCTTAACTAATCTAGAACTGCCCACAACCGATTTGATTTCTTCTCTGAGCTTTCTAAATACGTTTGGATGATTGATGAGCTCAGCTAATGTCCATACAATGGCCTCCGATGAGGTTCCTGTGCTTCCCACAAAAATATCCTGGCAATAGggtggaatttgaattcatcatGAATTTCATTGCAGCTATTAGATCAATACTGTATAATTGAGATTTACTTAATTGAATTTTCACTTGAGAAATGTCTGAACTTATGAGTACTTTATATGCAGAAAATTATACATTACTACGTACTCTTACTGAATTAAGTACAATATATGCAAGAACTTACAAGTAGTAAAGCCTTGAGATGGGTTCGGGTCGTCTTGACCTCAGCCTTATCATCACTGTACACCTTCAACAACACATCCATCAAATCCTCATTCTCTCCCTTCCAACTTTGATCTTCATGCTTCTTTAATATCTTTTCCAAAAACTCGTCAAACCTCAGAATCACATCTATGACCTGACTTCCGTAAAGCCAGAAAGCCAATCTTTTTAGGGGCCCTAACACATCCCCAATAAAAATCTTCGACCCAACCTCAAAGTTCTTTTTGACCAACTCCCTAATCCTCTCAGCTTCATCATTTGTCTCTGAACACCTTGTACTCATGGCCATCCTGCATACAATGTTATTTGTAAGCTTCATAAGCTCAACACCCACATCAACAACATCTTTCTTCTTAGCACTCTCAAACACTTTATGCAAAAACCGGTCAAGTTCTTCCTCCCTGAGAGCCCGTGACCGTTCAAGTTGTCTGGTTGAGAACAGTTCATTCACGCATACTTTCTTGATGAACTTCCAATAATCACCATACGGGGCACTGAAAAATCCTGAGTCTCCATAAGGGATTTCATCGGCGAAAGCTAATTTTGGGTGTTGCGCAAAAGAGAGATCTTGGGTTTTGAATATCTCTTTTGCCGCAGAGGCTGATTGGACAACCATGCACCATCGAGAAACACCAAGGCGGAGACTGAAAATAGGGCCATATTTGGTGGAGAGGTTTTGCAATGATTCATGAAAGAATGGCCCAAGGAGGTGGAGGTGACCTATGAAGGGTATCATCGGGGGGCTCGGAGGGAGCTTGAGATTGGATGCTTTTGGCTTGGTTAACTTGTTGAAAAGGAATTTGAACAAGAATATGGTGGAGAGAAACAAGAGAAGAACGTAGAGGAAGTAGTGCTTCTGGATGTCATTCTTGATCATGGCCATCGAGGCTTGCTACTTGCATGTACTATAACGTAAGCCCCCAATGGAAATGGTACTAGCTATGTTCGCAAATTTATAGAAACACGCCAACAAAGCACATGAACTTTGCAGTCGAGGAACTTTGCAGCGAGGATGTCGTTGGAGAATTAGGTCAGTAGATACACGcccatctatatattttttatttgtattttgttttatagaCTACATTGATTAACCtattaaatcgaacggtaactCAATTTTCACTAAATTTAATGACTTAACCTACCAATTTTCCATTtgattatatctaatatatgTTCAAACATTGATTAGCATTGACATTCGAATGTAGTTGTATGTTGTTCGAACGCTAAGTCGGCAAAATTTTGTGACTTAACACGTTAAATTGTCGTTTgaccatatataatattcatttgaaagtttattttattttgttcgaatgtttttcttttatgttcaaACATTAATTTATTAGGGACGAATTTGACATATACGGTTTGAACTGTAAATACATTTCGTGAGTTTTTTagaacgaaatttaaatttcaaccctacatctcatttttttggACAATTTTCATTTCGTATCAAACAAAAATCATCCAAAAAATGATTTGTCATGCGTACTTATCAcgctatatattttatattatattatggtCAAAGATCaattaaatcatttttccttcattgaAAGCTTCATTGAAAGCTTTGTGTATATTTTACGATGTAACAATTCAAACTAATAAATATGGCTATTGCAATGTACGTGTTGTTAGGTTAGGTTTTGAATCTTAATTAATGTCACTCAAATGCGCCGTAACAAATTAGATGCTATATTGTACGTAGATATGTTAGCAGCTTGATCGATCATAGTGTTGTACGTTTCAAAGCAAAAATATTACAACCTTTcacacccatgcatgcatgtgcataTGTTGTGGCTTGCTTTTGATCAAGAGCATTCCCAAtagatgatataaaatatagttatttacaaaatatgaaaaaaattgttaaaaaatgagCTGCATTGGATATGCATGTTgtatttcatcttcattttccattttactATATTGATCTCGCTACATTTAGAGGACATTGTTAACACatgtaaaacatttttaattcgTTTCTCTTTCTTGTTAATGCTTATTTCCCCACTGTTGAAATTTAGCATAATTTCATTTAGCCCGTGTTAATGTTTGTTTGGCGCAAGCTTTTCCTTTGTGTTGCCGTTGCGCCTGCAGAGTGAAAGTTCATTACCGATCTTTGTTGGTCCTCGATTTCTATTTGGCGTTCTTTCTTGGCCAGAAGCCTTGAAACATTGAGAAAATTTAGGGCGTTTGGGCCTCGGgattttgtgtgtaaattaGTATGTgtgctgctttttttttttttttcaattagaataaattagtatatatttgTTTGGCTAGTCTTACTTAGGCTTTGTTGGGTTGCTGAGTAAGTCTTGGAAAATTTCACTTACTTgggtggaaaaataaaaagactgaCAAGTGTTCTTTTTGTTAAAACTATTTTCAGAGTCCATTACCATTGATGATATTTGTTTGATATCACTTTTAAGGTGACGAAGATATTGAAGATGaggagatattgtaaatattaaaagatatgagaatattgtaaattactagagaaaattatatttagagaaaattattagagaaatattaaactatttttagagaaaatatttaaaataaataaataataaaaaaacatatttaaatgatatagatgaaaaataaataagatgatgtaatatatattgtaaaagttaatatgtaaaataaaaataaataaattttcataatatattttaaagaataagatgGAAAAATCATTGAGAattctcttaaattttattttatattaataaaaatgataattacatattactttttacaacacattacataattatattaaaaaaataaaaaagtgatttttcaCACCACATCACTCTCTTATATTAATGGCTGACAGCGATAATTAGTACCTGCAGTACTATATGCGGCCTTTACGGCGCTATATCGATTTGCAAGGGTGAAGGTTTTCTTATTTGATGCTTTCTGCAATTAAGagaagatacatttaataatcatatttcaCTACATTAATATTGTGCATGAATATCGTCAACCTAACCTCTAATGCAATGagattcaaatgttatatttatttctttaaatgaGAAGAAAAGCACCCGCCCCAACCGGCCTACAAATTATCTCCGTTG encodes the following:
- the LOC121245762 gene encoding cytochrome P450 705A12-like encodes the protein MAMIKNDIQKHYFLYVLLLFLSTIFLFKFLFNKLTKPKASNLKLPPSPPMIPFIGHLHLLGPFFHESLQNLSTKYGPIFSLRLGVSRWCMVVQSASAAKEIFKTQDLSFAQHPKLAFADEIPYGDSGFFSAPYGDYWKFIKKVCVNELFSTRQLERSRALREEELDRFLHKVFESAKKKDVVDVGVELMKLTNNIVCRMAMSTRCSETNDEAERIRELVKKNFEVGSKIFIGDVLGPLKRLAFWLYGSQVIDVILRFDEFLEKILKKHEDQSWKGENEDLMDVLLKVYSDDKAEVKTTRTHLKALLLDIFVGSTGTSSEAIVWTLAELINHPNVFRKLREEIKSVVGSSRLVKESDVANLPYLQAVVKETLRLYPPLPVTTRECRQACKIEGFDVPQNTMVAINLYAIMRDPELWDNPNEFWPERFLVSSKEHEDGSVGENSNFLTFGGGRRACPGGKLGLIMMHTAVAAMVQCFDWKVGGDHENKVKVNMELGKGVFMHLAHPLKCLPVICFNPFASSIN